The following proteins come from a genomic window of Streptomyces sp. Sge12:
- a CDS encoding phage baseplate assembly protein V, whose product MTQTRTPAVTGFVGKYRGTVANNVDPLQLGRIQAIVPDVSPSVSSWAMPCLPLAGINTGVFTVPPIGSGVWIEYEHGDADHPVWVGGYWGSPAEVPLLSRTVPPGICGITLQTTLKNGLVISDAPGPTGGILITTATGAMISVSDVGIVISNGKGATISLTGPTTDINLGGLTVV is encoded by the coding sequence ATGACCCAGACCAGGACGCCCGCTGTGACCGGCTTCGTCGGCAAGTACCGAGGCACCGTCGCCAACAACGTCGACCCGCTGCAACTGGGCCGGATCCAGGCCATCGTCCCCGACGTCTCGCCGAGCGTGTCCTCGTGGGCGATGCCCTGCCTGCCCCTCGCCGGGATCAACACCGGCGTCTTCACCGTGCCACCCATCGGCTCCGGAGTCTGGATCGAGTACGAGCACGGCGACGCCGACCACCCGGTCTGGGTCGGCGGCTACTGGGGGAGCCCGGCCGAAGTCCCGCTGCTGTCCCGCACCGTGCCGCCCGGCATCTGCGGCATCACCCTCCAGACCACCCTCAAGAACGGTCTGGTGATCAGCGACGCCCCGGGACCGACCGGCGGGATCCTGATCACCACCGCGACCGGCGCCATGATCTCGGTCAGCGACGTCGGCATCGTCATCAGCAACGGCAAGGGCGCGACGATCTCCCTGACCGGACCGACCACCGACATCAACCTCGGCGGACTGACGGTGGTGTGA
- a CDS encoding putative baseplate assembly protein, which translates to MTRYPCAKPQRLLALQQAGPLSDLNGIEYVEVLDTAAPSPQLRQRVLYVRLVRPVPAGLDQDNVLVEGGERIPAVTVAWAAAGNSPDVPPELLAGIDEPDHVLVVRTAERGDFSTYRLRLVAGPGSDLPPAGFDTLLAEAEFAFKVECPGEFDCAPVDTCRPEPPDTPAIDYLAKDYRGFRRLMLDRISLLAPDWTERNPADVGTALVELLAYAADELSYRQDAVATEAYLGTARSRISLRRHARLVDYRVHEGCNARVWVRIGVEGSTAVALPAGTTLLTTVPNAPPVLKPGSRAHRSALAAQPVVFETVEPALLHADLAEMRFHTWGDQGCCLPAGATSATLRGAHPHLRAGDVLVLAETMSVSPTTGLAVDADPTRRWAVRLTDVRGSEDPVGGLFEDPRTADPLPVTEIAWHEDDALPFPLCLGVEDGRETARAWGNIVLADHGQSVPGQDRPGEPLGEVPGSRLARVGRPGRAGTAPPDPVPARYRPTLARGPLTHAGAHPAAVLFRHSATAALLAELTALTYDEELRTLLRSQGRQPTGDTVTVRGADPLWSISDGTTVLRVLLAGDQLLVSQQPLPASAVPAAAPRGARPAIALVGELGTDRRDWQARPDLLDSAAAAVDFTVEAEHDGTVRLRFGDDEHGMRPKEGTRFTARYRVGNGRAGNVGAESIAHVVTDVGAVASVRNPLPAAGGTDPESAGEIRRDAPRAFAVQERAVTEADWAEVTERVGGVQRAAATLRWTGSWHSVFVTADRRGGRPVDAAFERDLRARLERYRLAGYDLEVDGPVFVPLEIGLRVCVERTHLRSDVGAAVLARLGDATLPGGGTGLFHPDRLTFGRPVHLSTVLAEVHAVPGVESVDVHTFQRQRLPETSGLENGVLEMGRLEIARLDNDPNFPERGMLDLTLGGGR; encoded by the coding sequence GTGACCCGCTACCCGTGCGCCAAGCCGCAGCGCCTGCTCGCGCTCCAGCAGGCCGGCCCCCTGAGCGACCTCAACGGCATCGAGTACGTGGAGGTCCTCGACACCGCCGCCCCCTCCCCGCAGCTGCGCCAACGCGTCCTGTACGTCCGGCTGGTGCGGCCCGTGCCCGCCGGACTCGACCAGGACAACGTCCTCGTCGAGGGCGGCGAGCGCATCCCGGCCGTGACCGTCGCGTGGGCGGCCGCGGGCAACAGCCCCGACGTGCCGCCCGAACTGCTCGCCGGCATCGACGAACCCGACCACGTGCTCGTCGTCCGCACCGCGGAGCGCGGGGACTTCTCCACCTACCGGCTGCGGCTCGTCGCCGGCCCGGGCTCGGACCTGCCCCCCGCCGGCTTCGACACGCTGCTCGCCGAGGCCGAGTTCGCGTTCAAGGTCGAATGCCCGGGCGAGTTCGACTGCGCCCCGGTCGACACCTGCCGGCCCGAGCCGCCCGACACCCCCGCGATCGACTACCTGGCCAAGGACTACCGGGGATTCCGCCGGCTGATGCTGGACCGGATCTCGCTGCTCGCACCCGACTGGACCGAGCGCAACCCGGCGGACGTCGGAACGGCCCTCGTCGAACTGCTGGCCTACGCCGCCGACGAGCTGTCCTACCGGCAGGACGCCGTGGCGACCGAGGCCTACCTCGGGACCGCCCGCAGCCGGATCTCGCTGCGCCGGCACGCCCGGCTCGTCGACTACCGCGTCCACGAGGGATGCAACGCCCGGGTCTGGGTGCGTATCGGTGTCGAAGGGAGCACAGCAGTCGCACTGCCCGCAGGTACCACGCTCCTGACGACGGTGCCGAACGCGCCACCGGTGCTGAAGCCCGGGTCCCGGGCGCACCGGTCGGCGCTGGCGGCGCAGCCGGTCGTCTTCGAGACCGTCGAGCCGGCCCTCCTGCACGCCGATCTCGCCGAGATGCGCTTCCACACCTGGGGCGACCAGGGCTGCTGCCTGCCCGCGGGGGCCACGTCGGCGACGCTGCGCGGCGCCCATCCGCACCTGCGGGCCGGAGACGTCCTGGTCCTCGCCGAGACCATGTCCGTGTCGCCGACCACCGGACTGGCCGTCGACGCCGACCCGACCCGGCGGTGGGCCGTCCGCCTCACCGACGTCCGCGGCTCCGAGGACCCGGTGGGCGGTCTGTTCGAGGACCCGCGGACCGCCGATCCGCTCCCGGTGACCGAGATCGCCTGGCACGAGGACGACGCCCTGCCGTTCCCGCTGTGCCTCGGTGTCGAGGACGGCCGGGAGACCGCGCGCGCCTGGGGCAACATCGTCCTCGCCGACCACGGGCAGAGCGTCCCCGGCCAGGACCGGCCCGGCGAGCCGCTCGGCGAGGTCCCGGGATCCCGCCTGGCCAGGGTGGGCCGACCGGGCCGGGCGGGCACCGCACCGCCCGACCCGGTACCCGCCCGCTACCGCCCCACGCTCGCCCGCGGCCCCCTCACCCACGCCGGCGCCCACCCCGCCGCCGTCCTGTTCCGGCACAGCGCCACCGCAGCCCTGCTGGCCGAGCTGACCGCGCTCACCTACGACGAGGAACTACGGACGCTGCTGCGCTCGCAGGGACGGCAGCCGACGGGCGACACTGTCACCGTCCGGGGCGCCGACCCCCTCTGGTCGATCAGCGACGGCACGACCGTGCTGCGCGTCCTCCTCGCCGGGGACCAACTGCTGGTGTCGCAGCAGCCCCTGCCCGCATCCGCGGTCCCCGCCGCCGCCCCCCGCGGGGCGCGCCCGGCCATCGCACTCGTCGGCGAACTGGGCACCGACCGCCGCGACTGGCAGGCGCGGCCCGACCTGCTGGACAGCGCGGCGGCCGCCGTCGACTTCACCGTGGAGGCCGAACACGACGGGACGGTCCGGCTGCGCTTCGGCGACGACGAACACGGGATGCGGCCCAAGGAGGGCACCCGGTTCACCGCCCGGTACCGGGTGGGCAACGGGCGCGCGGGCAATGTCGGCGCGGAGTCGATCGCCCACGTCGTGACCGACGTCGGCGCCGTCGCCTCCGTACGCAACCCGCTGCCCGCCGCGGGCGGGACCGATCCCGAGTCCGCGGGGGAGATCCGCCGCGACGCGCCCCGGGCCTTCGCCGTGCAGGAACGCGCGGTCACCGAGGCGGACTGGGCCGAGGTGACGGAACGCGTCGGTGGCGTCCAGCGCGCGGCGGCCACCCTCCGCTGGACGGGCTCCTGGCACAGCGTGTTCGTCACCGCGGACCGGCGCGGCGGCAGGCCCGTCGACGCCGCCTTCGAACGGGACCTGCGCGCCCGGCTGGAGCGCTACCGGCTGGCCGGCTACGACCTGGAGGTGGACGGCCCCGTGTTCGTACCGCTGGAGATCGGGCTGCGGGTGTGCGTGGAACGCACCCATCTGCGCTCCGACGTCGGGGCGGCGGTCCTCGCCCGGCTCGGCGACGCCACCTTGCCGGGCGGCGGCACCGGCCTGTTCCACCCGGACCGCCTCACCTTCGGCCGGCCGGTGCACCTGTCCACGGTCCTCGCCGAGGTGCACGCCGTGCCCGGAGTGGAATCGGTGGACGTCCACACGTTCCAGCGGCAGCGCCTGCCGGAGACCAGCGGTCTCGAGAACGGCGTCCTCGAGATGGGCCGCCTGGAGATCGCCCGCCTGGACAACGACCCGAACTTCCCCGAGCGCGGCATGCTCGACCTCACCCTGGGAGGCGGCCGATGA
- a CDS encoding DUF4255 domain-containing protein — protein MSNALAVPAVTAALTTLVQNAVDGLGINPRPVVVPGPLDDTGDHARVGVHLYRVSRNATLSLADLPTRSSAGHLRQKPRAALDLHYLFTFRGSNEWETQQLLAGTAAVLHTVPHVTATLLADAEADHPEIAGNDLAQADEPVRVTPEALSTDELSRLWALFPPATFTVTLAVTAGPVLVDGDGDPGAVLPVRTVLVGAAPFAPPRLDGAAGPEGRGAPVRAADPMPDLHLHGHALAAREGETSEVLVDGAPVTGVTAADDTHLVLTAPALAPGRRRISVRRSGPPPHPTLSPTRPAQVSAPVVVLVVPTLGAVVATTGSGHRPGLRTGTVSAAVTPPVGPGNRVRLLLDAMTPGSAVSLALTAGLPAGGPPTAQVDFTVTDAPAGPYRLTLEVDGARSLPGLDANGLYVPTVVTL, from the coding sequence ATGAGCAACGCCCTGGCCGTGCCGGCCGTCACCGCCGCCCTCACCACCCTCGTACAGAACGCCGTGGACGGGCTCGGGATCAACCCCCGGCCGGTCGTCGTCCCCGGCCCCCTCGACGACACCGGGGACCACGCGCGCGTCGGCGTGCACCTGTACCGGGTCTCGCGCAATGCGACCCTGTCCCTCGCCGACCTGCCCACCCGCTCCTCTGCCGGCCACCTGCGGCAGAAACCGCGGGCGGCCCTGGACCTGCACTACCTCTTCACCTTCCGCGGTTCGAACGAATGGGAGACACAGCAGCTCCTCGCCGGGACGGCAGCCGTACTGCACACCGTCCCCCACGTCACCGCCACCCTGCTCGCCGACGCGGAGGCGGACCACCCCGAGATCGCCGGGAACGACCTGGCGCAGGCCGACGAGCCGGTCCGCGTCACTCCCGAGGCCCTCTCGACCGACGAACTGAGCCGGCTGTGGGCCCTGTTCCCGCCCGCGACCTTCACCGTGACGCTCGCCGTCACCGCGGGCCCCGTGCTCGTGGACGGCGACGGAGACCCCGGAGCGGTCCTCCCCGTCCGTACCGTCCTCGTCGGCGCCGCGCCCTTCGCACCGCCCCGGCTGGACGGCGCCGCGGGCCCCGAGGGCAGAGGAGCGCCCGTCCGGGCCGCCGACCCGATGCCCGATCTCCACCTCCACGGCCACGCCCTCGCCGCCCGCGAGGGCGAGACCAGCGAGGTGCTGGTCGACGGCGCCCCCGTCACCGGGGTGACCGCCGCGGACGACACCCACCTCGTCCTCACCGCTCCGGCCCTCGCGCCCGGCCGACGGCGGATCTCCGTCCGCAGAAGCGGGCCGCCGCCGCACCCCACCCTGTCCCCGACCCGCCCCGCGCAGGTGAGCGCCCCCGTCGTCGTCCTTGTGGTCCCCACCCTCGGCGCGGTCGTCGCCACGACCGGCAGCGGCCACCGGCCGGGGCTGCGTACCGGCACCGTCTCCGCCGCCGTCACCCCACCGGTCGGACCCGGCAACCGGGTACGGCTGCTGCTCGATGCCATGACACCCGGCTCGGCGGTGTCGCTCGCCCTCACGGCCGGCCTGCCGGCCGGCGGTCCCCCCACCGCACAGGTGGACTTCACGGTGACCGACGCCCCCGCGGGCCCCTACCGCCTCACCCTCGAGGTCGACGGTGCGCGCAGCCTCCCCGGCCTCGACGCCAACGGCCTGTACGTCCCCACGGTGGTGACCCTGTGA
- a CDS encoding DUF6519 domain-containing protein yields MGADLSRVRFDALRDHSGVVMQQGRLLLDSDWNEFVAIVDRRLRAAAADLGTPGVTEGFSGAAVVPRTTPDAFLITSSADGMTIGRGRMYVDGLQAENHGTGATVLDPLLAEPVRAQDTPYAQQPYWEAPKDLPTTGTHLVYLDVWQREVTPLQAPDLVEEAVGVDTTARTQTVWRVRVHEPDTPDIDCSTPDEDIPDWSGVIAPSGGRLTTGTVAVAAADDPCSLPPSGDYRGLENQTYRVEVHDGGIPGTATFKWSRDNGSVAMRVVEVVAPDRLRPEHLGRDTVLGLRENDWVEILDDHRELDEQPGEMRRITTVHGDGTVSFSPALPGDLPATTDEALRRNLRIRRWDQAGTIKNAEGAVLQDLDAADSTGVITVATGRAAVVLEHGITVALDAPDGAFRPGDHWIFTARTSTADVEKLDQAPPLGIHHHYARLAVVTFPGTAYDCRTLWPDAGHCGDCTVCVTPESHASGVMTVQAAVDSVAEEGGTVCLAQGVYHLGDEPVRMRRARSVRIHGQGPGTLLIAERGGFDIRLSAFVTLEDFALISSSRRPGIKISIAAEVTVRRLTVLIAGGGEGSGQGPAVELSHACLRTRIQDCDFAGRIGIEARENLNTDADADTDGEAEAEAEAEAEAAAEAEAEAEAAGDAEGGSVRAHLLTADLEISGNLLMCWWAGVQFRGSAAHMLRNTVRGNTVVFAQGAGLRFLGAVSPWASFDITDNHVQSNGVGIEVGASGYTIRDNTVSGTPDPESGSGDGIVLRSGVSGVLRGATRIRGNRINRIGGVGILVRVPAGDLDVSHNTVEGATAGGIVVADRGRVADAVIVGNTVRDLVTQEWTVAEGTDGIRIVGAAHALVGSNTVSGLTTEFDEGQDRGGDGGRGGRGERGEGDEPDRRTGVVLLACRESRVHANTVERIGPTDPEWTARLLGIHICVFTRTTIEGNVCRRITEDVDHDGHTPWSGLLVGDDPQDDADPGTENGLTGHIGRYVSVVGERASYLIGPYTAFAHVSDDVSAIISANTFTGAAQHPAARIHVARDAVVCGNQFRQHGDSDPAALIVRAGTATVTGNRARGGRPSIHLDVEPRFLAVLGNITTGGIDAEGTIDPKWLQLNVDGVL; encoded by the coding sequence ATGGGAGCCGATCTGAGCCGCGTGCGGTTCGACGCGCTGCGCGACCACTCCGGCGTCGTCATGCAGCAGGGCCGACTGCTGCTCGACTCCGACTGGAACGAGTTCGTGGCGATCGTCGACCGCCGACTGCGCGCCGCCGCCGCCGACCTCGGAACCCCCGGGGTCACGGAGGGGTTCTCCGGAGCCGCCGTCGTCCCCCGTACGACACCCGACGCCTTCCTGATCACGAGCTCGGCCGACGGCATGACCATCGGTCGCGGCCGGATGTACGTCGACGGGCTGCAGGCCGAGAACCACGGCACCGGAGCCACCGTGCTCGACCCGCTGCTGGCCGAACCGGTGCGCGCGCAGGACACCCCGTACGCGCAGCAGCCCTACTGGGAGGCCCCGAAGGACCTGCCCACCACCGGGACCCATCTCGTCTATCTGGACGTGTGGCAGCGCGAGGTCACCCCGCTCCAGGCGCCGGACCTGGTCGAGGAGGCGGTGGGCGTCGACACCACCGCCCGGACCCAGACCGTCTGGCGGGTGCGTGTGCACGAGCCCGACACTCCCGACATCGACTGCAGCACCCCGGACGAGGACATTCCCGACTGGTCCGGGGTCATCGCCCCCTCCGGGGGCAGGCTCACCACCGGCACGGTGGCCGTGGCGGCCGCCGACGACCCCTGCTCGCTGCCGCCCAGCGGTGACTACCGCGGACTCGAGAACCAGACCTACCGGGTGGAGGTCCACGACGGCGGAATCCCCGGCACGGCCACCTTCAAGTGGTCCCGCGACAACGGCTCCGTCGCGATGCGGGTCGTCGAGGTCGTGGCCCCCGACCGGCTGCGGCCCGAGCACCTGGGCCGCGACACGGTGCTCGGCCTGCGCGAGAACGACTGGGTGGAGATCCTCGACGACCACCGGGAACTCGACGAGCAGCCGGGGGAGATGCGCCGGATCACCACCGTGCACGGTGACGGGACGGTCTCCTTCAGCCCGGCACTCCCCGGCGACCTGCCCGCCACGACCGACGAGGCGCTCAGGCGGAATCTGCGGATCCGCCGCTGGGACCAGGCGGGCACGATCAAGAACGCGGAGGGCGCCGTACTCCAGGACCTCGACGCCGCGGACTCCACCGGGGTCATCACCGTGGCGACCGGGAGAGCGGCCGTCGTCCTGGAACACGGCATCACCGTCGCGCTCGACGCCCCCGACGGCGCCTTCCGCCCCGGCGACCACTGGATCTTCACCGCGCGCACGTCCACCGCCGACGTCGAGAAGCTCGACCAGGCACCCCCCTTGGGCATCCACCACCACTACGCACGCCTGGCCGTGGTGACCTTCCCCGGCACCGCGTACGACTGCCGCACCCTGTGGCCGGACGCCGGGCACTGCGGGGACTGCACGGTCTGCGTGACGCCCGAGTCGCACGCCAGCGGTGTCATGACGGTGCAGGCGGCGGTCGACTCGGTCGCGGAGGAGGGAGGCACGGTCTGTCTCGCGCAGGGCGTCTACCACCTCGGCGACGAACCCGTGCGGATGCGCAGGGCACGGTCGGTGCGCATCCACGGGCAGGGCCCCGGCACCCTGCTCATCGCCGAGCGGGGTGGCTTCGACATCCGGCTCTCGGCCTTCGTCACCCTGGAGGACTTCGCGCTGATCTCCAGCAGCCGACGGCCGGGGATCAAGATCTCCATCGCGGCCGAGGTCACCGTCCGCCGGCTCACCGTGCTGATCGCCGGAGGCGGAGAGGGCAGCGGCCAGGGCCCCGCCGTGGAGCTGTCCCACGCGTGCCTGCGCACCCGCATCCAGGACTGCGACTTCGCCGGCCGTATCGGCATCGAGGCCCGGGAGAACCTGAACACGGACGCGGACGCGGATACGGATGGCGAAGCAGAAGCAGAAGCAGAAGCAGAAGCAGAGGCAGCGGCGGAGGCGGAGGCGGAGGCGGAAGCCGCCGGCGATGCCGAAGGCGGCAGTGTCAGGGCGCACCTGCTGACCGCCGATCTGGAGATCAGCGGCAACCTGCTGATGTGCTGGTGGGCCGGCGTGCAGTTCCGCGGCAGTGCCGCCCACATGCTCCGCAACACCGTCCGCGGCAACACGGTCGTGTTCGCCCAGGGCGCGGGGCTTCGCTTCCTCGGCGCCGTCTCCCCGTGGGCCTCCTTCGACATCACCGACAACCACGTGCAGAGCAACGGGGTCGGCATCGAGGTGGGGGCGAGCGGATACACCATCCGGGACAACACGGTCTCCGGCACCCCGGACCCGGAATCCGGTTCGGGCGACGGGATCGTCCTGCGGAGCGGCGTGTCCGGCGTACTGCGCGGCGCCACCCGCATCCGCGGCAACCGCATCAACCGGATCGGGGGAGTGGGCATCCTCGTGCGGGTGCCCGCCGGCGACCTCGACGTCTCCCACAACACCGTCGAAGGAGCCACCGCGGGGGGAATCGTGGTCGCGGATCGCGGCCGGGTCGCCGACGCCGTGATCGTCGGCAACACCGTACGGGACCTCGTCACGCAGGAGTGGACCGTGGCCGAGGGCACCGACGGCATCCGCATCGTCGGCGCGGCCCATGCACTGGTCGGGTCCAACACCGTCTCCGGACTCACCACCGAGTTCGACGAGGGCCAGGACCGCGGCGGGGACGGCGGGCGGGGCGGGCGGGGCGAGCGCGGGGAGGGCGACGAACCGGACCGGAGGACCGGGGTGGTGCTGCTGGCCTGCCGGGAGTCCCGGGTGCACGCCAACACCGTCGAGCGGATCGGCCCGACCGATCCCGAGTGGACCGCCCGGCTCCTCGGCATCCACATCTGCGTCTTCACCCGTACCACCATCGAGGGCAACGTCTGCCGGCGGATCACCGAGGACGTCGACCACGACGGCCACACTCCGTGGAGCGGTCTGCTGGTGGGCGACGACCCGCAGGACGACGCCGACCCCGGCACCGAGAACGGCCTCACCGGACACATCGGCCGGTACGTCTCCGTCGTGGGGGAGCGGGCCTCGTACCTCATCGGCCCCTACACCGCCTTCGCCCATGTCTCGGACGACGTCAGCGCGATCATCTCCGCCAACACCTTCACCGGCGCCGCCCAGCACCCCGCCGCGCGGATCCATGTGGCCAGGGACGCCGTCGTCTGCGGCAACCAGTTCCGCCAGCACGGCGACTCGGACCCCGCCGCGCTCATCGTACGGGCCGGGACCGCGACCGTGACCGGCAACCGGGCCAGGGGCGGCCGTCCGTCGATCCACCTCGACGTCGAACCCCGATTCCTGGCCGTGCTCGGCAACATCACCACAGGAGGCATCGACGCCGAGGGCACCATCGACCCCAAGTGGCTCCAGCTCAACGTCGACGGGGTGCTCTGA
- a CDS encoding GPW/gp25 family protein produces the protein MTIDHPYDIGGSGRTATTDPDDHVRDMIEQLLLTAPGERVMRPDFGAGLLQLVFEPGGPEAAATAQYLVQSALERHLGQVLTADRVEVEAVDSALLITVSYVVLRTRTRAIATFRTPGGRP, from the coding sequence ATGACCATCGATCATCCCTACGACATCGGCGGCAGCGGACGCACGGCGACGACCGATCCGGACGACCACGTGCGCGACATGATCGAGCAGCTGCTGCTCACCGCGCCCGGAGAACGGGTGATGCGGCCCGACTTCGGGGCGGGGCTCCTGCAACTCGTCTTCGAACCGGGCGGCCCCGAGGCCGCCGCCACCGCGCAGTACCTCGTGCAGAGCGCCCTCGAACGGCACCTGGGCCAGGTCCTGACCGCCGACCGGGTCGAGGTGGAGGCCGTCGACTCCGCCCTGCTGATCACCGTCTCCTACGTGGTGCTGCGCACCCGCACCCGCGCGATCGCCACCTTCCGCACCCCCGGCGGCCGCCCGTGA
- a CDS encoding baseplate J/gp47 family protein: MSETIRTGDEGTCGCCSGTSARTPGTLGNRPGLPEIAYRSGVHGDFRSSMVTALSHTSRPKLSRLLTRDPGDPTIALIDAWAVVCDVLTFYNERLANESYLRTATERISLQELGRLVAYRLAPGVAAETHLAFSLEKPPQAGQPTGLPPDPGLRPPAPPPAADLPRGLRVQSVPGPDERPQMFETVEELAARPEWNALPVVPTKPHPPVKGRVDAWFDGDTLPVRRGDAILFASDDLAHDKWDVRLVTDVEPDPPHRRTHVRWDRRLGSRAPYNEPAARPDAFVLRKRLRLFGHNAPLWPTMNEQFRAGYVLVHGGEVSDLEWPEFGAVTGVDESVRVHTVVDLDGSQPDVVVGSWVVLSQEHEGEHTPFYRELFKVVDRTEFSRAEFAVSGTVTRLTLRGEQSSPDGDRSGGYRFPAATPRDVTVFAVPEPLTVVEAPDTEPLTTRAFLVEGDASAMLPGRRLVLSGRLDDGTGQDEPVAEVVVLDTVRDTGGRTLVTLTEPPRHRYERASAVLFGNVAKATHGETVQQVLGDGDARRPFQSMPLLHGPLTHVRADTPQGFASTLTVRADEVAWRERPTLYGAQAGDRVFTTRDEPDGPVVVEFGDGVRGARLPSGSHNVRAVYRKGTGLAGNLPADRVSLLMDRPLGVKAVTNPVAADGGVDPEDEGHARASVPLATRTLGRAVSLRDYADFALAFSGVSLARADVLRLRTGRTIVVSVCGPHGAAAPDATVAHLTAALRRYGDPLARVEVLPARQPRFRLALKVRVDPARETKAVLAAVETALRAAYAPLARGLAAAVHRSQVIAVAAGVPGVVAVDLDALYRDGPGLESRLAAAGATVHAGRPVAAELLALAETPFDRLEEMP, from the coding sequence ATGAGCGAGACCATCCGCACCGGAGACGAAGGGACCTGCGGCTGCTGCTCGGGCACGTCCGCACGTACCCCCGGCACCCTCGGCAACCGGCCCGGGCTGCCGGAGATCGCCTACCGTAGCGGTGTGCACGGCGACTTCCGGTCGAGCATGGTCACCGCCCTCTCGCACACCAGCCGCCCGAAGCTGTCCCGGCTGCTCACCCGTGACCCCGGCGACCCGACGATCGCCCTGATCGACGCCTGGGCGGTCGTCTGCGACGTCCTGACCTTCTACAACGAGCGCCTGGCCAACGAGTCGTACCTGCGCACCGCCACCGAACGGATCTCGCTCCAGGAACTCGGCCGGCTCGTCGCCTACCGGCTCGCGCCCGGTGTCGCGGCCGAGACCCACCTCGCCTTCTCCCTGGAGAAGCCACCGCAGGCCGGGCAGCCCACCGGGCTCCCTCCCGACCCGGGCCTGCGCCCACCGGCGCCGCCCCCGGCCGCCGACCTGCCCCGCGGGCTGCGGGTGCAGAGCGTGCCGGGGCCCGACGAGCGCCCGCAGATGTTCGAGACGGTCGAGGAACTCGCCGCGCGCCCCGAATGGAACGCGCTGCCGGTCGTCCCCACCAAGCCCCACCCGCCGGTCAAGGGCCGCGTCGACGCCTGGTTCGACGGCGACACGCTGCCCGTGAGGAGAGGCGACGCGATCCTCTTCGCGAGCGACGACCTCGCCCACGACAAATGGGACGTGCGGCTGGTGACCGACGTCGAACCGGACCCGCCGCACCGGCGCACGCACGTCCGCTGGGACCGGCGGCTGGGCTCGCGAGCCCCGTACAACGAACCGGCCGCCCGCCCGGACGCCTTCGTCCTGCGCAAGCGGCTGCGGCTGTTCGGCCACAACGCGCCGCTCTGGCCGACGATGAACGAGCAGTTCCGTGCCGGATACGTGCTGGTCCACGGCGGGGAGGTGAGCGACCTCGAGTGGCCGGAGTTCGGCGCGGTCACCGGCGTCGACGAGTCCGTGAGGGTCCACACCGTCGTCGACCTCGACGGATCGCAACCCGACGTCGTGGTCGGGTCCTGGGTGGTCCTGTCCCAGGAACACGAAGGCGAGCACACCCCCTTCTACCGAGAACTGTTCAAGGTGGTGGACCGGACCGAGTTCTCCCGCGCGGAGTTCGCCGTCTCCGGCACCGTCACCCGGCTCACCCTGCGCGGAGAGCAGAGCTCCCCGGACGGGGACCGGTCCGGCGGATACCGGTTCCCGGCGGCGACACCGCGCGACGTGACCGTCTTCGCCGTGCCCGAACCCCTCACGGTCGTCGAGGCACCCGACACCGAACCACTGACCACCCGCGCCTTCCTCGTCGAAGGCGACGCGAGCGCCATGCTGCCGGGACGCCGGCTCGTCCTGTCGGGCCGGCTCGACGACGGGACCGGGCAGGACGAACCGGTGGCCGAGGTCGTCGTCCTCGACACCGTCCGGGACACGGGCGGGCGGACCCTGGTCACCCTGACCGAACCGCCCCGGCACCGCTACGAACGCGCGAGCGCGGTCCTGTTCGGCAACGTCGCGAAGGCCACCCACGGCGAGACCGTGCAACAGGTCCTCGGCGACGGAGACGCCCGCCGCCCCTTCCAGAGCATGCCGCTGCTGCACGGCCCGCTCACCCACGTCCGCGCGGACACCCCGCAGGGCTTCGCGTCCACCCTCACCGTCCGGGCCGACGAGGTCGCCTGGCGCGAACGGCCCACCCTGTACGGGGCGCAGGCCGGCGACCGGGTCTTCACCACCCGCGACGAACCCGACGGCCCCGTGGTGGTGGAGTTCGGCGACGGCGTACGCGGAGCCCGGCTGCCCTCGGGCTCGCACAACGTCCGGGCCGTGTACCGCAAGGGCACCGGCCTCGCCGGCAACCTGCCCGCCGACCGGGTGTCCCTGCTCATGGACCGGCCCCTCGGCGTCAAGGCCGTCACCAACCCGGTCGCCGCCGACGGAGGCGTCGACCCCGAGGACGAGGGCCACGCACGGGCCTCCGTACCGCTCGCCACCCGCACCCTCGGCCGGGCCGTCTCGTTGCGCGACTACGCCGACTTCGCACTCGCCTTCTCCGGCGTTTCGCTCGCCCGCGCCGACGTGCTGCGGCTGCGGACCGGCCGCACGATCGTCGTCAGCGTCTGCGGGCCCCACGGAGCGGCGGCCCCCGACGCCACCGTCGCCCACCTCACCGCGGCCCTGCGCCGGTACGGCGACCCGCTGGCCCGCGTCGAGGTCCTGCCGGCCCGCCAACCACGCTTCCGGCTGGCCCTCAAGGTGCGGGTGGACCCCGCCCGCGAGACGAAGGCCGTGCTCGCCGCCGTCGAGACCGCACTGCGCGCCGCCTACGCGCCGCTCGCCCGCGGACTGGCCGCAGCGGTGCACCGTTCGCAGGTGATTGCCGTCGCGGCCGGCGTGCCGGGCGTCGTCGCCGTGGACCTGGACGCGCTGTACCGCGACGGACCGGGCCTCGAGAGCCGCCTCGCCGCCGCGGGGGCGACCGTCCACGCGGGCAGGCCCGTCGCGGCCGAGCTGCTCGCCCTCGCCGAAACCCCCTTCGACCGGCTGGAGGAGATGCCGTGA